In one Corallococcus sp. EGB genomic region, the following are encoded:
- a CDS encoding ABC transporter substrate-binding protein → MNMSLISLGLLVGMTGVGCAGLDEAEAMDASMPADATSQVAQGLVTQVTGTSAVTFVATSGNETKPYDQSATSVVAYTRDSTTGAFTAYPGTGSADGTLSVPNVPSGRIYLKLGSRYLVSTGRAFDLGSTEWGRDGTFPTLPTPVTVSATGLSPWQPGDFLDMYSLNPGAFGYISGSATGFPLAGATSLSGLSFDYANMTNPVLLDSGLGDVFSLAQMRLQTSANGVPYRAMHRVLDTSMTQVEGQPVTVSGTFTQPVETGTFAVDWRRSAFEALRTQVNPGAVSTYSEIWMSARPAALSSALASISGPPLLVKLNPDTQRTDIVTGSMTYNNPLPATWQKVALAAAGFTKSYALGTAAPYTMSVDIRVDQEASAFTAAPVQPLVGPVQAPQVNTRGAFQNLTGVGIDASLRWSKPLVGTATNYVVNIYRLGTSNGSTTVTRVAALHTDLQSVYLPPDVLQAGQTYFAEIQSWYQPGSDLATSPFKRSLPRGRASVLTGMFSP, encoded by the coding sequence ATGAACATGTCATTGATTTCCCTCGGGCTTTTGGTCGGCATGACAGGGGTCGGCTGCGCGGGACTCGACGAGGCCGAGGCGATGGACGCCTCCATGCCGGCGGACGCGACCTCCCAGGTCGCCCAAGGCCTGGTCACCCAGGTCACCGGCACCAGCGCGGTCACCTTCGTCGCCACGTCGGGCAACGAGACGAAGCCGTACGACCAGTCCGCCACGTCGGTGGTGGCCTACACGCGGGACTCAACGACCGGGGCGTTCACGGCCTATCCGGGCACGGGCTCCGCGGACGGCACCCTCTCCGTGCCGAACGTCCCTTCCGGCCGCATCTACCTGAAGCTGGGCTCGCGCTACCTGGTGAGCACCGGCCGCGCGTTCGACCTGGGCTCCACCGAGTGGGGCCGCGATGGCACCTTCCCCACGCTGCCCACTCCCGTGACGGTGTCCGCCACCGGCCTGTCTCCCTGGCAGCCGGGAGACTTCCTGGACATGTATTCGTTGAACCCGGGCGCGTTCGGCTACATCTCCGGCAGCGCCACGGGGTTCCCCCTGGCGGGCGCCACGTCGCTCTCCGGGCTGAGCTTCGATTACGCCAACATGACCAACCCGGTGCTGCTCGACAGCGGCCTCGGGGATGTGTTCTCGCTCGCGCAGATGCGGTTGCAGACGAGCGCGAATGGAGTGCCCTACCGCGCGATGCACAGGGTGCTCGACACGAGCATGACGCAGGTGGAGGGCCAGCCCGTCACCGTCAGCGGAACCTTCACCCAACCCGTCGAGACAGGCACCTTCGCGGTGGACTGGAGACGCTCGGCCTTCGAAGCCCTTCGCACCCAGGTGAACCCGGGCGCGGTCAGCACGTACAGCGAGATCTGGATGTCCGCCCGGCCGGCCGCGCTGAGCTCGGCGCTCGCGTCCATCAGCGGGCCGCCACTGCTCGTGAAGCTCAATCCTGACACGCAACGGACCGACATCGTCACGGGGAGCATGACCTACAACAACCCGCTCCCGGCGACGTGGCAGAAGGTGGCGCTCGCCGCCGCGGGCTTCACGAAGAGCTACGCGCTGGGAACCGCGGCGCCCTACACCATGAGCGTGGACATCCGCGTGGATCAAGAGGCGAGCGCGTTCACCGCCGCGCCCGTGCAGCCCCTCGTCGGGCCGGTGCAGGCGCCCCAGGTGAACACGCGCGGCGCGTTCCAGAACCTCACGGGCGTAGGGATCGACGCCTCGCTGCGCTGGTCGAAGCCACTGGTCGGCACGGCCACGAACTACGTGGTGAACATCTACCGGCTGGGCACGAGCAACGGTTCCACCACCGTGACGCGCGTGGCGGCGCTGCACACGGATCTCCAGAGCGTGTACCTGCCCCCGGACGTGCTGCAGGCGGGCCAGACGTACTTCGCGGAGATCCAGAGCTGGTACCAGCCCGGCTCCGACCTCGCGACGAGCCCGTTCAAGCGCTCGCTGCCTCGAGGCCGCGCCAGCGTGCTCACCGGCATGTTCAGCCCGTAG
- a CDS encoding carbohydrate binding domain-containing protein has product MKRQPQLALLAVFAVILIHAQPARAQIAAAHVYHNHMPNFWAYYDLTQYNATPVGGPIRYAYDGQVIQIKQSPPSNYTYFLPSGAPMPHDDLVTYYSHHAKVGAYQFWPPDVAADMKTNASTGQVHVTMSGAVVNNVNDLVTRRNVSGYDNASWGATWRDRYTTLRTPAGNRTLDLIHFTGHHSMGPLVGPDYFLKDLIYQNATLSQSYFLGTGFTSSKGFFPTELGFSERLIPTLAKLGVKWAVIGDNHFSRTLKDYPFLNDPGSDTLVSPPNRADLQNTSTVGAWVSEAMAHEQQVIRNKYPFASTPHWVRAVDPATGAESRVVGIPVNQNGSWLEGWEGQATVDVVGLRNFEGLTPQKQFFVLAHDGDNSGGRAGSLDTWLNGRAVTCTGGVQCLGIDEYLVNNTPATTDVVHVQDGSWVDTRDSSSDPQWHHWRLPFGIWKGQFPDFNSATGLNLAPKTNLSGVQEGMTVSLEHGWHYLERNFALLQAALNYAKTAEQVWLDAHPNHWKPTTALDSQVTYAGNQLNPWMLSFPVKGDAANDWAGGANPAELAWYFLLPAMDSGFGYYDENVDDNVKPTLSFNQSLSFSKPYVQDQLAQDRTGPSIWWPQRWPYNPGSANTDKSEGWTLHHFDNNFALYTYAFDVSGIASIKARVRVHTAKSIDPLDNTPRVYDPVALKASGVPNIDPSRVGAWVDYPLQRRELRPVMNGVAWQPAHLPVMQKVAAQEIGDLYYVYLGAYRDQVLDYYVEATDARGNVTRSELQSVYVGAGRYRLEGGKYIEDLNGSVVGTYPFLRVDTTAPSVPTGLAATRTDRSVTLTWTASTDNVGVTGYQVFRNGTQVGSPSTTSYTDSGLTAGTAYSYTVKARDAAGNTSAASSALSVTTLPPDTTAPSAPAGLSASGVTSSSVVLSWTAATDNYGVSDYLVFRNGTQVAAPTATTYTDTGLSSSTTYSYTVKARDAAGNTSVASAALSVTTGLGYTTTVYYKKGFATPYIHYRPAGGTWTTPPGVPMPDAEVAGYAKYTVNLGSVQQLEADFNNGSGTWDNNNGSNYLFPPGTSTFNAGVITTGAPVSDTTAPSVPTGLTSPSKSATTVSLSWTASTDNVGVTGYLVFRNGTQVGTPTSTSYTDSGLSSNTAYSYTVKARDAAGNTSSASTALSVTTSTSGATVTFSVTASTVMGQNVYVVGNVAALGSWSPASAILLSPANYPTWSAAVGLPGSTAIEYKFIKMDAANNVTWESGANRTLTTPATGTSAVNDTWR; this is encoded by the coding sequence ATGAAAAGACAGCCGCAACTGGCCTTGCTCGCGGTGTTCGCCGTCATCCTGATACACGCGCAGCCGGCGCGGGCGCAGATCGCCGCCGCGCACGTGTATCACAATCACATGCCCAACTTCTGGGCGTACTACGACCTGACCCAATACAACGCGACGCCGGTGGGCGGCCCCATCCGCTACGCGTATGACGGGCAGGTCATCCAGATCAAACAGTCGCCCCCGTCCAACTACACCTATTTCCTGCCGTCGGGCGCGCCCATGCCGCACGACGACCTGGTGACGTACTACTCGCACCACGCGAAGGTGGGCGCGTATCAGTTCTGGCCGCCGGACGTCGCCGCGGACATGAAGACGAATGCCTCCACGGGACAGGTTCACGTCACCATGTCCGGCGCGGTGGTGAACAACGTCAACGACCTGGTCACCCGCCGCAACGTGTCCGGCTACGACAACGCCAGCTGGGGCGCGACCTGGAGGGACCGGTACACCACCCTGCGCACGCCCGCGGGCAACCGCACGCTGGACCTCATCCACTTCACGGGCCACCACTCCATGGGGCCGCTGGTGGGGCCGGACTACTTCCTCAAGGACCTCATCTACCAGAACGCCACGCTGTCCCAGTCGTACTTCCTGGGCACGGGCTTCACGTCCTCCAAGGGCTTCTTCCCCACGGAGCTGGGCTTCAGCGAGCGGCTCATCCCCACGCTGGCGAAGCTGGGCGTGAAGTGGGCCGTCATTGGAGACAACCACTTCTCCCGCACGCTGAAGGACTACCCGTTCCTCAACGACCCGGGCTCGGACACGCTGGTGTCGCCGCCCAACCGCGCGGACCTCCAGAACACCAGCACGGTGGGCGCGTGGGTGAGCGAGGCCATGGCGCACGAGCAGCAGGTCATCCGCAACAAGTATCCCTTCGCCTCCACGCCGCACTGGGTGCGCGCCGTGGACCCGGCCACGGGCGCCGAGTCGCGCGTCGTGGGCATCCCGGTCAACCAGAACGGCTCCTGGCTGGAGGGCTGGGAGGGGCAGGCCACCGTGGACGTGGTGGGGCTGCGCAACTTCGAGGGGCTCACGCCCCAGAAGCAGTTCTTCGTGCTCGCGCATGACGGCGACAACTCCGGCGGGCGCGCGGGGTCGCTCGACACGTGGCTCAACGGCCGCGCCGTCACCTGCACCGGCGGCGTGCAGTGCCTGGGCATCGACGAGTACCTGGTCAACAACACGCCCGCGACCACGGACGTGGTGCACGTGCAGGACGGGTCCTGGGTGGACACGCGCGACTCGTCGTCCGACCCGCAGTGGCACCACTGGCGGCTGCCGTTCGGCATCTGGAAGGGGCAGTTCCCCGACTTCAACTCCGCCACCGGCCTCAACCTGGCGCCCAAGACGAACCTGAGCGGCGTGCAGGAGGGGATGACGGTGTCGCTGGAGCACGGCTGGCACTACCTGGAGCGCAACTTCGCGCTGCTCCAGGCCGCGCTCAACTACGCGAAGACGGCCGAGCAGGTCTGGCTGGACGCGCACCCCAACCACTGGAAGCCCACCACGGCGCTGGACTCGCAGGTCACCTACGCGGGCAACCAGCTCAACCCGTGGATGCTGTCCTTCCCGGTGAAGGGCGACGCGGCGAATGACTGGGCGGGCGGCGCGAACCCCGCGGAGCTGGCCTGGTACTTCCTCCTGCCGGCCATGGACTCCGGCTTCGGCTACTACGACGAGAACGTGGACGACAACGTGAAGCCCACGCTGTCCTTCAACCAGTCCCTCTCCTTCTCCAAGCCGTACGTGCAGGACCAGCTGGCGCAGGACCGCACGGGTCCTTCCATCTGGTGGCCGCAGCGCTGGCCATACAACCCGGGCAGCGCCAACACCGACAAGTCGGAGGGGTGGACGCTGCACCACTTCGACAACAACTTCGCGCTGTATACCTATGCGTTCGACGTGAGCGGCATCGCCAGCATCAAGGCGCGCGTGCGCGTGCACACGGCGAAGAGCATCGACCCGTTGGACAACACGCCCCGCGTCTACGATCCGGTGGCGCTGAAGGCCTCGGGCGTGCCGAACATCGACCCGTCGCGCGTGGGCGCGTGGGTGGATTACCCGCTCCAGCGCCGTGAGTTGCGGCCGGTGATGAACGGCGTGGCGTGGCAGCCGGCGCACCTGCCGGTGATGCAGAAGGTGGCCGCGCAGGAGATTGGCGACCTCTATTACGTGTACCTGGGCGCCTATCGCGACCAGGTGCTCGACTACTACGTCGAGGCAACCGACGCGCGCGGCAACGTGACCCGCAGCGAGCTCCAATCCGTGTACGTGGGCGCGGGGAGGTACCGGCTGGAGGGCGGCAAGTACATCGAGGACCTCAACGGCTCGGTGGTGGGCACCTATCCGTTCCTGCGCGTGGACACCACGGCGCCGTCGGTGCCCACGGGGCTCGCGGCGACGCGCACGGACCGTTCGGTGACGCTGACGTGGACGGCCTCCACGGACAACGTGGGCGTGACGGGCTACCAGGTGTTCCGCAATGGCACGCAGGTGGGCTCGCCTTCCACGACGAGCTACACGGACAGCGGGCTCACGGCGGGCACGGCGTATAGCTATACGGTGAAGGCTCGGGACGCGGCGGGAAATACCTCCGCGGCGAGCAGCGCGCTCTCCGTCACCACCCTGCCCCCGGACACCACGGCTCCGTCCGCGCCCGCGGGGCTCTCTGCTTCAGGTGTCACCAGTTCTTCGGTCGTGCTGAGCTGGACGGCCGCCACGGACAACTACGGTGTGAGTGATTACCTCGTGTTCCGCAATGGCACCCAGGTCGCTGCGCCCACGGCGACGACGTACACGGACACGGGGCTGTCCTCGAGCACGACATACAGCTACACCGTGAAGGCTCGCGACGCGGCGGGCAACACCAGTGTCGCCAGCGCGGCGCTCTCCGTCACCACCGGCCTGGGGTACACGACGACGGTCTATTACAAGAAGGGCTTCGCCACGCCGTACATCCACTACCGGCCGGCGGGCGGCACGTGGACGACGCCTCCGGGTGTGCCCATGCCAGACGCGGAGGTGGCAGGCTACGCGAAGTACACGGTGAACCTGGGCTCCGTGCAGCAGTTGGAGGCGGACTTCAACAACGGCAGCGGCACGTGGGACAACAACAACGGCAGCAACTACCTGTTCCCCCCGGGCACCTCCACGTTCAACGCGGGTGTCATCACGACAGGCGCGCCGGTGAGCGACACCACGGCGCCGTCGGTGCCCACTGGCCTGACGTCTCCGTCGAAGTCCGCGACGACGGTGTCCTTGAGCTGGACCGCGTCCACGGACAACGTCGGCGTGACGGGCTACCTGGTGTTCCGCAATGGCACACAGGTGGGCACGCCCACGTCCACGAGCTACACGGACAGCGGGCTGTCCTCCAACACGGCCTATAGCTACACGGTGAAGGCACGCGACGCGGCGGGCAATACGTCCTCGGCGAGCACCGCGCTCTCCGTCACCACGTCCACCAGCGGAGCCACGGTCACGTTCAGCGTCACGGCCAGCACGGTGATGGGGCAGAACGTGTACGTGGTCGGCAACGTCGCCGCGCTGGGGAGCTGGAGTCCAGCCAGTGCCATCCTGCTGTCCCCGGCGAACTACCCCACGTGGAGCGCGGCCGTCGGACTGCCGGGCTCCACGGCGATTGAGTACAAGTTCATCAAGATGGACGCCGCCAACAACGTCACCTGGGAGAGCGGCGCCAACCGCACCCTGACGACGCCGGCCACGGGCACCTCGGCCGTGAACGACACTTGGCGCTGA
- a CDS encoding aminotransferase class I/II-fold pyridoxal phosphate-dependent enzyme translates to MATYPASAREAFVQLRTLSEALSRPEERPRALAELRELAELARNQPEGAPLRLASVVVAVGASQERLELLIPPSIFAPEAWAFTFLEGLLKVPLDEYAGKHLVEVGSGSGWICIALAKFTGLQRIRGLDLNPQAPAVGLCNAWLNGDEQLVSRLSFGESDLLLSLPQTPTWDFIVGCIPQVLRGDELPAELAQADEQALLDLSNYTSLQNVYEDHFGLGLIARLLNEAPERLLPGGRLLLNLAGRPGRAIIARMFTRRGFTTRVRVARRVMQAADTDIRPLVSLEQRTGREFEFFMEAHSPEPLRAATALGWLQAGHPIWHEVAVWEAHLSLPRETLALRSSLRSLGIAALQEELDLGAASAEQLGFVTALAERLSQAPYLPYAHEAGDASFRRLVARYLDRHFGLRLSEDSVFVAPEREQAVYSFLLATCDPGDAVLVSRSLHPLYARALDKAGVRATVTHDTLGEIRRLLTAFDVKAVLLTVEPGERTNLAVLRDIVTEAARRGIWVVLDESAFFNITGEVEPRTLFEFLARTPHAPNLVILYGLIKNAVWPDLELTLLLPVPERLRADLEVAAEVTYSRISVLAEWFYERTFSELLAFRMAFAEPEPPSPHRVPEVPLPRSQRIAKLEALPAFAPKFFREDDPELVRLDYGENEGPLPLPLVEGLIAAGVAPRSEGAQTGLSEAVAAFLLETRGARYAPEDVVVAPGVWPLMHHLGVALRQRLGRAPRVFLVTPCYGVLAPTFLAAGCEVETGPVGTLLSRRSRGGPPDAVVLSQPANPTGHYLSHEELMALATFVVEQRCLWISDEIFGLVNLTNPTAETVHSPVTLEGAVPGIGARTVLLGGLSKEFAAGGLRVGWVATKDRALVTALRDSAPGVLHTPTARAAAYLYAAHARGPDGQLLYVARHKALRSYLARMRRDLAEKRALIAEALPDDGRAEATEVGGLFVAPRMTAWLGRSMEGVKLTPDNLPRIIYEHTHVVLNGGAWCGDPERVRAVFSIPREKLLKARDRLRAFGQRLR, encoded by the coding sequence ATGGCCACCTATCCCGCGTCAGCCCGTGAAGCCTTTGTCCAGTTGCGTACGCTTTCGGAGGCGTTGTCCCGGCCGGAGGAGCGCCCGCGGGCACTGGCGGAGCTGCGCGAGCTGGCGGAGCTGGCTCGGAACCAGCCGGAGGGGGCGCCGCTGCGGCTGGCGTCGGTGGTGGTGGCGGTGGGCGCGTCCCAGGAGCGGCTGGAGCTCTTGATTCCGCCGTCCATCTTCGCGCCCGAGGCGTGGGCCTTCACGTTCCTGGAGGGGCTCTTGAAGGTCCCCCTGGACGAGTACGCCGGCAAGCACCTGGTGGAGGTGGGCTCCGGCTCCGGGTGGATCTGCATCGCGCTGGCGAAGTTCACGGGGCTCCAGCGCATCCGCGGGCTGGACCTGAACCCGCAGGCCCCGGCGGTGGGGCTGTGCAATGCGTGGCTCAACGGCGACGAGCAGCTGGTGTCGCGGCTGTCGTTCGGGGAGAGCGACCTGCTGTTGAGCCTGCCGCAGACTCCCACGTGGGACTTCATCGTCGGGTGCATCCCGCAGGTGCTGCGCGGTGACGAGCTGCCCGCGGAGCTGGCGCAGGCGGATGAGCAGGCGCTGTTGGACCTGTCCAACTACACCTCGTTGCAGAACGTCTACGAGGACCACTTCGGCCTGGGGCTCATCGCGCGGCTGCTCAATGAGGCGCCGGAGCGGCTGCTGCCGGGAGGGCGGCTGCTCTTGAACCTGGCGGGCCGTCCGGGGCGCGCCATCATCGCGCGGATGTTCACCCGGCGCGGCTTCACGACCCGGGTGCGCGTGGCGCGGCGGGTGATGCAGGCGGCGGACACGGACATCCGCCCGCTGGTGTCGCTGGAGCAGCGCACCGGGCGCGAGTTCGAGTTCTTCATGGAGGCCCACAGCCCGGAGCCCCTGCGCGCGGCGACGGCGCTGGGCTGGCTCCAGGCGGGTCACCCCATCTGGCACGAGGTGGCGGTGTGGGAGGCGCACCTGTCGCTGCCCCGGGAGACGCTGGCCCTGCGCTCCTCCCTGCGCTCGCTGGGCATCGCGGCGCTCCAGGAGGAGTTGGATCTGGGGGCGGCGTCCGCGGAGCAGCTGGGGTTCGTCACGGCGCTCGCGGAGCGGCTGTCGCAGGCGCCGTACCTGCCCTACGCGCACGAGGCCGGAGACGCGTCCTTCCGCAGGCTGGTGGCGCGCTACCTGGACCGCCACTTCGGCCTGAGGTTGTCGGAGGACTCGGTGTTCGTCGCGCCCGAGCGCGAGCAGGCCGTCTATTCCTTCCTGCTCGCCACGTGCGACCCCGGGGACGCGGTGCTGGTGTCGCGCAGCCTGCATCCGCTCTATGCCCGCGCGCTGGACAAGGCGGGCGTGCGCGCCACCGTGACGCACGACACGCTGGGGGAGATCCGCCGCCTGCTGACGGCCTTCGACGTGAAGGCGGTGCTCCTGACGGTGGAGCCGGGCGAGCGCACCAACCTGGCGGTGCTGCGCGACATCGTGACGGAGGCCGCGCGGCGGGGCATCTGGGTAGTGCTGGACGAGAGCGCCTTCTTCAACATCACCGGGGAGGTGGAGCCGCGCACCCTCTTCGAGTTCCTCGCGCGGACGCCGCACGCGCCCAACCTGGTCATCTTGTACGGCCTCATCAAGAACGCCGTGTGGCCGGACCTGGAGCTGACGTTGCTGCTGCCCGTGCCGGAGCGGCTGCGCGCGGACCTGGAGGTGGCGGCGGAGGTGACGTACTCGCGCATCAGCGTCCTGGCGGAGTGGTTCTACGAGCGCACCTTCTCCGAGCTGCTCGCCTTCCGCATGGCCTTCGCGGAGCCGGAGCCGCCCTCGCCGCACCGGGTGCCGGAGGTGCCGTTGCCGCGCTCGCAGCGCATCGCGAAGCTGGAGGCGCTGCCGGCGTTCGCGCCGAAGTTCTTCCGCGAGGACGACCCGGAGCTCGTGCGCCTGGACTACGGCGAGAACGAGGGCCCGCTGCCGCTGCCGCTGGTGGAGGGGCTCATCGCGGCGGGCGTGGCGCCGCGCTCGGAGGGAGCGCAGACGGGGCTGTCGGAGGCCGTGGCGGCCTTCCTGCTGGAGACGCGAGGGGCCCGCTATGCCCCCGAGGACGTCGTGGTGGCTCCCGGTGTCTGGCCGCTCATGCACCATCTGGGCGTGGCGCTGCGCCAGCGGTTGGGGCGGGCGCCGCGTGTGTTCCTGGTGACGCCCTGTTACGGCGTGCTCGCGCCCACGTTCCTCGCTGCGGGGTGCGAGGTGGAGACCGGGCCGGTGGGCACGCTCCTGTCGCGCCGGTCGCGGGGAGGGCCGCCGGATGCGGTGGTGTTGTCTCAGCCGGCGAACCCCACGGGACACTACCTGTCGCACGAGGAGCTGATGGCGCTGGCGACGTTCGTGGTGGAGCAGCGCTGCCTCTGGATATCGGATGAAATCTTCGGCCTGGTGAACCTCACCAACCCCACGGCGGAGACGGTGCACAGCCCGGTGACGCTGGAGGGCGCGGTACCCGGCATCGGCGCGCGGACGGTGCTGCTGGGCGGACTGTCGAAGGAGTTCGCGGCCGGAGGCCTGCGGGTGGGCTGGGTGGCCACGAAGGACCGGGCGCTGGTGACGGCGCTGCGAGACAGCGCCCCGGGCGTGCTGCACACGCCCACTGCGCGAGCGGCGGCATACCTGTACGCGGCCCATGCGCGCGGACCGGATGGACAGCTGCTCTACGTCGCGAGGCACAAGGCGCTGAGGAGCTATCTGGCGCGGATGCGGCGCGACCTGGCGGAGAAGCGGGCCTTGATCGCGGAGGCCCTGCCCGACGACGGCCGCGCGGAGGCCACGGAGGTGGGTGGCCTGTTCGTCGCGCCGAGGATGACGGCGTGGCTGGGGCGCTCGATGGAGGGAGTGAAGCTCACGCCGGACAACCTGCCGCGCATCATCTACGAGCACACCCACGTGGTGCTCAACGGCGGCGCGTGGTGCGGCGACCCGGAGCGTGTGCGCGCGGTGTTCTCGATTCCCCGGGAGAAGCTGTTGAAGGCCCGCGACCGCCTGCGGGCCTTCGGTCAGCGGCTGCGCTGA